CTCGCGGTCTACCAGTCCAGCCGCCAGCGCTCGGGCCTGCCGATGGCGCTGAGCGAGGCGGTGCTCACCCAGCTGCGTGACCGCCTGCAGCGGCAGGGTGTCGTCCCGCAGCTGCCTGCCGGGTGGCGCTCGCAGTCGGAGACGATCACGGCCAACGGTCCGAGCTATGCCGGCGACTTCCTCGTCGCCGACCTGCGCGAGGGACGCTGGCTGGAGATGGCGCTCGTCGACGTCTGTGGCAAGGGGACGACCGTGGGTCCGCAGGCGCTCCAGTTCGCCGGGGCGCTGGGTGGGCTGATCGGCGCACTGCCGCCGCACGAGCTGATGGCCGCGGCCAACGGCTTCCTGCTGCGCCAGGAGTCGGACGAGTCGCTGGCCACGGCCGTGCACGTCAAGGTCGACCTGGTCACGGGCGACTACACGATCACCAGCGCCGGCCACCCGCCGGCGCTCCACTGGCACCTCGACCACCGCGGCTGGTCGGTCGACAACGCGCGGGGCATGGCGCTCGGCGTGATCCCCGAGGCGGACTTCACCCCCAGCCGGGGCCGGCTCAAGCCGGGCGAGGCGCTGATGTTCTACACCGACGGCGTCATCGAGTCGGCCGACAAGGACCTCGACGGCGGCATCGACTGGCTGCGCGACGTCGCGCTCCAGGCGGTCGATGCGCGCGGGTTCGCGGGGCTGCCCCGCCGGGTGCTGAAGAAGGTGCCGCGCGGGGACGACGACCGCGCCCTGCTCCTGCTCGAGCGGCAGCCGCTCACGTCGCCCGAGCGCGCCTGACGGTCTGGTCCGGCCACCACGGCCGTTGACCTCGAGCGCGCGCGAGGTCCTAGTCTCGGCAGATGGTCACGACCCAGGAGATGCTCCGACGCCAGCAGCCGCTCGAGACCGTTTTCGGCTACCGCACCACCGCGGCGGAGGTGGTCGCCGGGCACGACCTCGCCGGCAGGCGGGCCGTCGTCACCGGTGGCTACGCGGGCCTGGGCATCGAGACCGTACGCGCGCTGGCCGGCGCCGGCGTGTCCGTCCTGGTCCCGGCGCGACGGCCCGACGCGGCGACCGAGGCGCTGGCCGACCTCGAGGGCGTCGAGGTCCGCGCGATGGACCTCGGCGACCTCGACTCGGTCGCCGCCCTCACGGCCTCGGTCCGCGAGGACGGGCGTCCGATCGACCTGGTGATCGACGTCGCCGGCGTGATGGCCACCCCGCACCAGCAGACCCCGCAGGGCTGGGAGCTGCAGCTCGGCACCAACCACCTCGGCCACTTCGCGCTGGTCGGCGGCATCGCCGGGCTCCTCACCGACGGCGCGCGGGTCGTGTCGTACTCCTCGACCGGCCACTACCGCTCGCCCGTGCTGTTCGACGACCTGCGGTTCGAGACCACGCCCTACGACCCGTGGGTCGCCTACGGCCAGTCCAAGACGGCGAACGCGCTCTTCGCGGTCGCCCTCGACGCGCGCGGCGCCTCCCGCGGCATCCACGCCTACTCGGTGCACCCGGGCGGGATCATGACCGACCTGCAGCGGCACATGCCGCGCGAGGACCTCCTCGCGCGCGGGTGGATCGACGAGGACGGCAACCCCAACCCGCGCTTCAAGACGCCGGCGGAGGGAGCCTCGACCGGGCTGTGGGCGGCGACGGCGCCCGAGCTGGAGTCGCGCGGCGGCGTCTACTGCGAGGACTGCGCCGTGAAGGGCGTCGTGCCGCCCGACCACGCCGACCTCACGACGGGCGGCGTCAAGGAGTGGGCCATCGACGTGGCCGCTGCCGAGCGGCTCTGGGAGCTGTCCGTGGGCGCGACCGGCGTCGACCCGCTGGGCTGACCGCGCCGCGTCAGGGCCGGGCGCCGCGCGAGTAGAGCTCGCGGATGACGTCCTCGATGTCGGGCTCCTGGATCGACAGGTCCGCCACGTCGTAGCCCGCCGCCACCGCGGCGACGACGGGTGCGGCGCTGGCGTCGGCGGGGAAGGACAGCCACTGCCGCGGACCCTCCACCTTCCGCACGCTCGCGCCCGGGACCTCGATCGGCGCCGCTTCGTCGACGAGGTCGACGACCAGCGTGCGGCTCGACCCGCCCTCCGCGTGCAGGCCGGACAGGGAGCCGTCGTAGACGCTGGTGCCGTGGTCGATCACGATCACCCGGTCGCACAGGGCCTCGATGTCCTGGAGGTCGTGCGTGGTCAGCAGGAGGGTGGTGCCGCGCTCGGCGTTGAGCGCGCGCAGGAACTCGCGCAGCCGGCCCTTGCTGACGACGTCGAGGCCGATGGTGGGCTCGTCGAGGTAGAGCACCTCCGGGTCGTGCAGGAGCGCGGCGGTGATGTCGCCGCGCATCCGCTGGCCGAGGCTGAGCTGGCGGACCGGGGTGTCGAGCTGGTCGCCGAGGTCGAGCAGGTCGACGAAGCGGTCGAGGTTGGCGCGGTAGCGGGCCGGCTCGATGCGGTACATCTTGCGCAGCAGGTCGAAGGAGTCGCGCAGCGGCAGGTCCCACCACAGCGTGGTGCGCTGGCCGAACACGACGCCGATCCGGCGGGCGAGCTCCACGCGGTCGCGGCTGGGGTCGAGGCCGGCCACCCGCACGGTGCCGCCGGTCGGGACGAGGATCCCGGTCAGCATCTTGATCGTGGTGGACTTCCCGGCGCCGTTCGGCCCGATGTAGCCGACCATCTCGCCGGCGGTGACGGCGAAGGTCAGGTCGTGGACGGCGCGCACGCTGTCGCGCGTGCGGCGGCGCCGGCCCTCGACGCGGCGGCGTACGTCGAAGGTGCGCTCGAGGTCGCGCACGTCGACCAGCGGTCCGGACGTCTGGTGCATGTCAGCTCCCGGTGGAGGTGTAGTGGCGCACGCCGGTGCGCCAGACGAGGAGGGCCGCCGCCAGCGTCAGCAGGCCGGCCACGGGGGAGGCGAGCTGGAACGCGTCGGGCATGCCGAACGGGTCGCCACGCCCGAGGAGGTACAGACAGGGGTACCAGTTCACGAACGCGACCGGGATGACGAAGGTGAGGCCGACCATCACCTCGCGCGGGAAGATGCTCAGCGGGTACTGGGTGACGGTCGCGCCGCCGTAGGTGAAGGCGTTGGCGAACTCGGTGGCGTCGGTCGTCCAGAACTGGATGCAGGAGAAGCCGACGAAGAGGCCGAAGAACACCAGCGCCCCGCTCACCAGCATCGAGACGGCCACCAGCACCCGCGCCGGGGTCCAGTCGACGTGGGTGCACGCCCAGCCGAACACGACGGACGCCTGGGTCAGCCGCCCGAGGCGGCGGAGGGTGAACTGGTCGGCGCACACCTGCACGAGCAGGGGGACCGGCTTGGTCATCATCTGGTCGAGGCGCCCGGTGCGGATGTAGGCGCCGATCCGCTCGACGCTGCCGATCGCGGTGTCGGCGACGCCGAGCGCCAGCGACGCGCTGCCGTAGAGCAGGGCCACCTCCTGCAGCGAGAAGCCGGCGAGGTCGCGCAGGTGCGCGAACATGATCCAGAGCCCGACGAAGTCGAGGCCGGTGATCAGGCCGTTGCCGAGCGCGAGCAGCAGGAACGACGTGGGGTACTGCCAGGCGGCCCGGACCCAGAGCCACGCGATCTGGCCGTACGTGCGCAGGTGCCGCGCGGCTGCGGCGTCAGCCACCCTGGACCACCACCTTCCGGGTGGCGAGGGACAGCACCGTGTGGCAGGCCGCGAGCAGGACGACCGCCCACAGCACCTGGAAGCCGAGCGCCGCGACGAGGTCGGTGCCGGTGTGCTTGCCGAGCCAGACGTCCGCGGGCACCTGCACGTAGGACGCCCACGGCAGGGCGGTGGCGAGGGTGCCGAGCCAGCCGGGGAACAGCACCAGCGGCAGCATCATGCCGCTGAAGAAGATCGCGAACGCCCCGCTCATCACCTTGACCCCCGACTGGTCGAGCAGCCAGAACGCGGTGCTCGCGACGAGGAACCTGATCGCGAAGCTCACCACCACCGCCAGCACCAGGGACAGGCCGAAGGCGAGCGCCGCCACGGGGGAGGCGGGGAGCGCGATGTCGAAGACGACGAGGCCGATGACCGTGGGGCCGAACCCGCGGGTCAGGAGGTGGTACGCCGCGCGGCCGAGGTCGGCGGCGAGGTACCAGCCGACCAGTCCGACCGGACGGTAGAGGTCGATCGCGACGTCGCCGGTGCGGACCCGCTCGGCGAGGTCGTCGGTGCTGCCGCCGCCCCACAGCGCGATGGTCATCAGCAGCGCCTGGCCGAGCCAGACGTAGGTCACCGCGTCCTGCTGGTCGTAGCCCCCGGCGGTCGGGTTCGCCCGCCAGAGCGCGATGTAGGCGTAGGAGTAGATGACCCCGAACACCGAGTTGGTGAAGATCCCCGCGAGGGTGGCGGCGCGATAGGTGGAGTAGCGGCGGAAGGCGCGTGCGGCGATCGCGACGTGCAGCATCCGCATCCCCTCGTACGACCTCGACCCGGTGGTGCCCCCGACGGGGCCCGGGATCGTCTCACACCCGACGGGGGTCGCGCACGGGAGTTCTCCGGTGAGGGCCGAGCGGGGTCGTGCCGGTCGGTCAGCGGTGGCGGACCAGGTTGACCACGCCGATGGTGCGGCCCTGGCCGTCACGGGTGATCGCGACGCCGGCGCGGTCGGCGCGCCGGCTCAGCAGGATCTCGCGGTGCCCGGGGGAGTCGAGCCACAGCTCGATCATCTGGGCCGGGGTGAGTCCGGTGCCGCGTACCAGCGTCTCTCCGGCCCAGGTGCCGTGGCAGCGATCGACCACGTCGCCCTGGTCGCGGTGCGCGAACACACCGGTGCGGGCGATGCGCCGCCCCCACTTCTCCGCCATCTTGTCGGTGCAGGAGTCGAACACCCGGACCTCGCGCAGGCCGTTGGCCGCCCGCGCCTGGTTGATCTCGACCATCAGCAGGTCCTCGAGCTGCGCCGACGACAGCGTGCTGACGTCGCGGGTGCTGTCGGTCGACGTCGGGACCGGCCAGGTGCCGGCGTGGGCCGTCGCGGCGGGGCCGAGCAGCGCGGTCGCGGCGAGGCAGAGCGAGACGACGAGGGAGCTGGTCCGGTGGCGCATGGGTTCCTCCAGGAGATCCGCCGTCGAGGGGGGTGTGGGCAGATCTTGACGGAATCTTGGGCTATTCCGTCTTGATAGTAGAACGCATGTATGGGTCCGGCTAGAAATTGGCGAAACCAGCGACGACACGCCCACGTTTCGTCAACTCTTCGCCCGGAGTCGACGCACAGTCGACCGCAGTGATGAAACCGCCTTGACGGTTTCTTCGTGGTCCAAACGACGAAAAGAGGCCCTGCGGTCTGGACCGGGGTCCGGGCCGCAGGGCCTCGAGGTCGTCCGCCCTTGGCGGCGATGCCGCAGGGCGCGGGTGGGTCAGTGCTGGTAGGTGCCGTGGAGGATCGCGCGGCCGAGGGTCTTGAAGGCGAGGTTGAACGACACCACGGCGGGGGAGGCGTCGGCGTCCACGCCGAGCGACTCCTCGCCCACGGCGTGCACGACGAAGAAGTAGCGGTGCGGCTGGTCCCCCTCGGGCGGCGCGGCGCCCATGAAGCCGGCCTCGCCGCCGTCGTTGCGCACGTGGAAGGCGCTGCCCGGCAGGTCGGCGG
This genomic interval from Nocardioides palaemonis contains the following:
- a CDS encoding PP2C family protein-serine/threonine phosphatase, which gives rise to MSNALSTMPRAFSAYVRSHVERWRTGSRGSQAFLLLVLTALVALAVILADVAALVLPVALWFLFLMVGLMLLRFVPLVLLTVVLSAAAIGTSVDTDFKTGSRFLALAVFAVGVVLAVYQSSRQRSGLPMALSEAVLTQLRDRLQRQGVVPQLPAGWRSQSETITANGPSYAGDFLVADLREGRWLEMALVDVCGKGTTVGPQALQFAGALGGLIGALPPHELMAAANGFLLRQESDESLATAVHVKVDLVTGDYTITSAGHPPALHWHLDHRGWSVDNARGMALGVIPEADFTPSRGRLKPGEALMFYTDGVIESADKDLDGGIDWLRDVALQAVDARGFAGLPRRVLKKVPRGDDDRALLLLERQPLTSPERA
- a CDS encoding oxidoreductase is translated as MVTTQEMLRRQQPLETVFGYRTTAAEVVAGHDLAGRRAVVTGGYAGLGIETVRALAGAGVSVLVPARRPDAATEALADLEGVEVRAMDLGDLDSVAALTASVREDGRPIDLVIDVAGVMATPHQQTPQGWELQLGTNHLGHFALVGGIAGLLTDGARVVSYSSTGHYRSPVLFDDLRFETTPYDPWVAYGQSKTANALFAVALDARGASRGIHAYSVHPGGIMTDLQRHMPREDLLARGWIDEDGNPNPRFKTPAEGASTGLWAATAPELESRGGVYCEDCAVKGVVPPDHADLTTGGVKEWAIDVAAAERLWELSVGATGVDPLG
- a CDS encoding ABC transporter ATP-binding protein, which codes for MHQTSGPLVDVRDLERTFDVRRRVEGRRRRTRDSVRAVHDLTFAVTAGEMVGYIGPNGAGKSTTIKMLTGILVPTGGTVRVAGLDPSRDRVELARRIGVVFGQRTTLWWDLPLRDSFDLLRKMYRIEPARYRANLDRFVDLLDLGDQLDTPVRQLSLGQRMRGDITAALLHDPEVLYLDEPTIGLDVVSKGRLREFLRALNAERGTTLLLTTHDLQDIEALCDRVIVIDHGTSVYDGSLSGLHAEGGSSRTLVVDLVDEAAPIEVPGASVRKVEGPRQWLSFPADASAAPVVAAVAAGYDVADLSIQEPDIEDVIRELYSRGARP
- a CDS encoding ABC transporter permease, yielding MADAAAARHLRTYGQIAWLWVRAAWQYPTSFLLLALGNGLITGLDFVGLWIMFAHLRDLAGFSLQEVALLYGSASLALGVADTAIGSVERIGAYIRTGRLDQMMTKPVPLLVQVCADQFTLRRLGRLTQASVVFGWACTHVDWTPARVLVAVSMLVSGALVFFGLFVGFSCIQFWTTDATEFANAFTYGGATVTQYPLSIFPREVMVGLTFVIPVAFVNWYPCLYLLGRGDPFGMPDAFQLASPVAGLLTLAAALLVWRTGVRHYTSTGS
- a CDS encoding ABC transporter permease; translated protein: MLHVAIAARAFRRYSTYRAATLAGIFTNSVFGVIYSYAYIALWRANPTAGGYDQQDAVTYVWLGQALLMTIALWGGGSTDDLAERVRTGDVAIDLYRPVGLVGWYLAADLGRAAYHLLTRGFGPTVIGLVVFDIALPASPVAALAFGLSLVLAVVVSFAIRFLVASTAFWLLDQSGVKVMSGAFAIFFSGMMLPLVLFPGWLGTLATALPWASYVQVPADVWLGKHTGTDLVAALGFQVLWAVVLLAACHTVLSLATRKVVVQGG
- a CDS encoding CAP domain-containing protein, with amino-acid sequence MRHRTSSLVVSLCLAATALLGPAATAHAGTWPVPTSTDSTRDVSTLSSAQLEDLLMVEINQARAANGLREVRVFDSCTDKMAEKWGRRIARTGVFAHRDQGDVVDRCHGTWAGETLVRGTGLTPAQMIELWLDSPGHREILLSRRADRAGVAITRDGQGRTIGVVNLVRHR